From Flavobacterium alkalisoli, the proteins below share one genomic window:
- a CDS encoding 3-keto-disaccharide hydrolase: MSRAILTTVYFCFCAICFLSCDEQQEGWINLFDKDMSQWEKYLSYKHTNEYNGSIPVGTNGDTIHPLGYNNDPEGVFTMIEENGEPVLRVSGERYGCVFTKQEFQDYHLKVKVKWGDKKWIPREDKLKDSGILYHSTGDAGKDYWRAWMLSQEFQIMEGHMGDYWNIANSAIDIRAFLPEGMMNAVAGNNQSFLPMGTGSQYGGFCLRSENNESPNGEWTELELVCYGDKSLHIVNGKVVMVLQNSRYMEDGESFPLTKGKIQLQSEAAETYFKDVKIKKLNGLPEGYTSYFN; the protein is encoded by the coding sequence ATGTCTAGAGCTATTCTTACTACTGTTTACTTCTGTTTTTGCGCCATCTGTTTTTTAAGCTGCGATGAGCAGCAGGAGGGATGGATAAATCTTTTTGATAAGGATATGTCGCAATGGGAAAAATACCTGAGCTATAAGCACACAAATGAATATAACGGAAGCATTCCTGTAGGTACTAACGGCGATACCATACATCCTTTGGGTTATAATAATGACCCGGAAGGTGTATTTACTATGATTGAGGAAAATGGTGAACCTGTTTTAAGGGTTAGTGGAGAAAGATATGGCTGTGTATTTACCAAGCAGGAATTTCAAGACTATCATTTAAAGGTAAAAGTAAAGTGGGGCGATAAGAAATGGATTCCACGGGAAGATAAATTAAAGGATTCAGGCATATTATATCATTCTACAGGTGATGCAGGTAAAGATTACTGGAGAGCATGGATGCTTTCGCAGGAGTTTCAGATAATGGAAGGACATATGGGAGATTATTGGAATATAGCCAACTCTGCCATAGATATAAGAGCTTTTTTACCAGAAGGTATGATGAATGCTGTTGCAGGAAACAATCAGTCTTTTTTGCCTATGGGTACGGGTTCTCAATATGGAGGATTTTGCCTTAGAAGCGAAAATAATGAAAGCCCTAATGGAGAGTGGACAGAGCTTGAGCTTGTTTGTTATGGCGATAAAAGCCTGCATATAGTTAACGGAAAAGTAGTGATGGTACTGCAAAACTCGCGTTATATGGAAGATGGAGAAAGCTTTCCGCTTACAAAAGGAAAAATCCAGTTACAGAGCGAAGCTGCCGAAACGTATTTTAAGGATGTGAAAATTAAAAAGCTTAACGGGTTACCTGAAGGATATACTTCTTATTTCAACTGA
- a CDS encoding YqaE/Pmp3 family membrane protein: protein MPSYFLIMRYVIAFFLPWLSLFLQGKILSGIVCLILQITIIGWLPAFIWAFTSLNRMYADRRTRKIIAAMPKR from the coding sequence ATGCCTTCATATTTTTTGATTATGCGTTATGTAATAGCTTTTTTTCTTCCGTGGCTATCTCTGTTTTTACAGGGTAAAATACTCTCGGGTATAGTGTGCCTTATACTCCAGATAACCATAATAGGGTGGCTTCCTGCATTTATATGGGCCTTTACCTCTTTAAACAGGATGTATGCCGACAGAAGAACACGCAAAATTATAGCGGCGATGCCAAAACGATAA